The nucleotide window CAGAGATCTATCATCCCACCGCAGTAAAGGTAGAGTTCCAATGCGCACTGAGCTACCTGGGAACCTATGCTTCGGATCGGCAGAGCAAGCTGATGAATCTTCTGAACAGGGCAGCCGGGCTCTTGCCTGCGGAGCGCTTCGTCGTCGCAGGGCCGCAGTACCCGGCCACTCTGGAGTGGAGCGGCAATGTGCAACGCATGGTTCACGTCCCGCCGCCGGATCATCCTACCTTCTACTCGTCCTCACGGTTTACGCTCAATCTAACCCGTGACAATATGGTCGCAGCCGGATACTCGCCTTCCGTGCGGCTGTTTGAGGCGTCTGCGTGTGGTGTAGCGATAATTTCAGACTCATGGCCGGGGCTGGAGGAGTTCCTCAAGCCCGGTGAAGAGATTCTGCTTCCCTCCTCAGACGAGGATGTCGCGCGAATGCTGACCGGGATCTCCGACGAGGAGCGAAAGCGCATGGGAGCACGGGCACGTGAGAGAATCCTTGCGACTCACACCTCGAACCACCGCGCCGTTGAGTTCGAACGCATCGTAAGCGAATGCGCATGAGGCAGCTTACATCACCAACGGCGTAAGCAGGTCAGCGAGCGTTGCGATGGCGCGGGTGGGCGCTTCCGCCTGCAGAATCTCCATGGAGAAGATCCCGGTAGCGACGGCGATGACATCAAGCCCATTCGAGTGTGCGGCGCGAACGTCAGCAGGAGTATCCCCAACTACACAGATGGTTGCGCCCGCGCTGGTCAGGCCTCGTGCCATTTCTACCGCCGCCTTGAAGACATCATGACGGGTTTCGTAGACGTCGCTGTACCCGCCGAAGTGGAAGCGGTCGAGCAGGCCGGCATGCGCCAGCTTCACGCGGCCGATGCCTTCCAGGTTGCCGGTGGCGACACCGAGAATTGCGCCTTTTGCACGCAGGTGATTGAGCACCTCAGGTACCTGGGGCAACACCGTCAGGCGAAGATCTGCCTGATCGCGCGTGACGAAGGCACACATGCGTTGCTGCATCTGAGGCAGTCGCGGACGCCACTCAGCCTCGGGGACGTTGGCCAGGGTCAGCGCATCGCGCAGAATGCCGTTGTCGACGTTGCCATGCGTGGTCACGCCATCAAGATTGAGCGGCCGACCGGCCAGCATGGTGAGCGCCTCGCAGAAGGCGAAGTAGTGCACGGCATCCGTGGCGTTGAGCAGCGTTCCATCGATATCAAACAGATAGGCGTCGTAGGCATCCCAGGGTGTCATGGCTTGAGCGTACCTAGGGCGTGGCGAACGGCTTCCAGCGGGGCAATCCAGTCGCCGGGTTGGGGCTGACGGAAGAGCCGCAATGAGGGATACCAGGGACTTTGATCGCGGCCAATCATCCATCGCCAGTCTGCGGCATGTTTCAGCAGCATATACGCAGGAACGTTGAGCGCGCCTGCCAGATGCGCGGCCAGCGTATCGACCGTAATGACAAGGTCAAGATCCGCGATGACACTCGCCAGAGAGAGTAGCCCTGGCCCGATTGTCTCGAGCCGATCATCGGTCTCCTGATTCGAGCCGCCTTGTAGACTGACAAAGTCGCAGTCCACGGTGCTGAGGATGGAGTCGAACGCGGCCAGCGGAATGGAGCGGCTCTGGTTCCACTCGCCCGCCGCCCAGACCAGTCCGATGCGAGGCTTATGCTTGTCGACCAGTCCAAATGGCACGCTGAGATAGCCAGTCGCAATCGGCAGCTGCGCCACTGTGGTACGGAAAAGATAAGGCAGTTCCGTGATCTCAACCTGCATGTCCCAGGTGCACGTCTCCTCCCAGGTGACGACGTGTTCGACCCCCTCGAAACACCCGGCAAGTTCCACGAGACTGGGCGGCACCTGCCAAGTCACGGATCGAGCCTGCGCCCTGAGTTGCGGCGCATAGCGAAACATCTGAACGGCATCGCCGAGACCACGCAGCGATCGGACAACGATATCTTTACCCTCAATAGACTCCCCCGTCCAGAAGCGATGTGGATCCGGTGTGTTCCTCGCATGGATGCGGTCGCTCGCCTGCCATGCCTGCTCAAAGTCGCCAGCAGACATATTGAGCTGCCAGAGTCCCGCGTCGATGCGGTTCTGCAAATCGGATTCGGACAGAGCATTC belongs to Granulicella arctica and includes:
- a CDS encoding CgeB family protein; protein product: MKIVVYGLTITSSWGNGHATTYRSLLKALAGRGHQIVFVEKDVEWYRNNRDLPRPAFCSVELYEDWAIEETRLIRHSLDADAAVVGSYFPDAIAASQALFARAKCPVLFYDIDTPITLRKLRESGSTDYVTRRQIPSYSAYLSFTSGPALLELENSFGARRALAFFCSVDPEIYHPTAVKVEFQCALSYLGTYASDRQSKLMNLLNRAAGLLPAERFVVAGPQYPATLEWSGNVQRMVHVPPPDHPTFYSSSRFTLNLTRDNMVAAGYSPSVRLFEASACGVAIISDSWPGLEEFLKPGEEILLPSSDEDVARMLTGISDEERKRMGARARERILATHTSNHRAVEFERIVSECA
- a CDS encoding HAD family hydrolase translates to MTPWDAYDAYLFDIDGTLLNATDAVHYFAFCEALTMLAGRPLNLDGVTTHGNVDNGILRDALTLANVPEAEWRPRLPQMQQRMCAFVTRDQADLRLTVLPQVPEVLNHLRAKGAILGVATGNLEGIGRVKLAHAGLLDRFHFGGYSDVYETRHDVFKAAVEMARGLTSAGATICVVGDTPADVRAAHSNGLDVIAVATGIFSMEILQAEAPTRAIATLADLLTPLVM
- a CDS encoding glycosyltransferase family protein, whose product is MNALSESDLQNRIDAGLWQLNMSAGDFEQAWQASDRIHARNTPDPHRFWTGESIEGKDIVVRSLRGLGDAVQMFRYAPQLRAQARSVTWQVPPSLVELAGCFEGVEHVVTWEETCTWDMQVEITELPYLFRTTVAQLPIATGYLSVPFGLVDKHKPRIGLVWAAGEWNQSRSIPLAAFDSILSTVDCDFVSLQGGSNQETDDRLETIGPGLLSLASVIADLDLVITVDTLAAHLAGALNVPAYMLLKHAADWRWMIGRDQSPWYPSLRLFRQPQPGDWIAPLEAVRHALGTLKP